One window from the genome of Echinicola vietnamensis DSM 17526 encodes:
- a CDS encoding bifunctional folylpolyglutamate synthase/dihydrofolate synthase — protein MTYQETLDYLFNALPMFQRIGAAAFKKDLSNTVKLCEELGNPQQQFKSIHVAGTNGKGSSSHMIAAVLQEAGYKVGLYTSPHLKSFTERIKINGKEIPPDKVVAFVEQNRTFLDSLKPSFFEMTVGLAFAHFAEEKVDYAVVEVGMGGRLDSTNVITPEVCLITNIGLDHTQFLGTTLAEIAGEKAGIIKPKVPVVISQYQSETVEVFKAKALEHKAPVFFADRYYRAVQKGLNTSTQKCDYQIIKNNTDTVYSLDLFGKYQEKNLPGVLMVLEVLKEQGLQLAPSIVQAGLAHAAEISGLKGRFQKLGDAPLVYCDTGHNEDGMGQLMEQLQAMPYDDFHIILGMVNDKDLGKVLDLLPKSAKYVFCQANIPRALPADELQQKATDHGLAGVVIRDVNEALSQTLKKASKNDLIFIGGSTFVVAEIENL, from the coding sequence ATGACGTATCAGGAGACGTTGGACTACCTGTTCAATGCATTGCCGATGTTTCAGCGGATCGGGGCAGCAGCGTTCAAGAAGGACCTCAGCAACACCGTTAAACTGTGTGAAGAATTGGGAAATCCCCAGCAGCAGTTTAAATCCATCCATGTGGCCGGTACCAATGGAAAAGGAAGTTCTTCCCATATGATTGCTGCGGTCCTCCAAGAGGCTGGCTACAAAGTGGGGCTTTATACTTCCCCACACCTAAAATCGTTTACTGAGCGGATCAAGATCAACGGTAAGGAAATTCCACCAGATAAAGTGGTGGCTTTTGTGGAGCAAAACCGAACATTTCTCGATAGCTTAAAGCCGAGCTTTTTTGAGATGACCGTGGGGTTGGCCTTTGCCCATTTCGCGGAGGAGAAAGTGGATTATGCGGTAGTGGAAGTAGGCATGGGCGGAAGGCTGGACAGTACCAATGTCATTACGCCTGAGGTATGCCTGATTACCAATATCGGATTGGACCATACCCAGTTTTTGGGCACAACTTTAGCAGAGATAGCAGGAGAAAAGGCAGGGATTATCAAACCAAAAGTTCCCGTGGTCATTAGCCAGTACCAGTCCGAAACAGTGGAAGTGTTCAAGGCAAAAGCGTTGGAGCACAAAGCCCCTGTTTTCTTTGCAGACCGCTATTATAGAGCTGTTCAGAAAGGTTTAAACACGAGCACTCAAAAGTGTGATTATCAGATAATTAAAAATAATACAGATACTGTCTATTCCTTAGACCTTTTTGGTAAATATCAGGAAAAAAACCTTCCAGGAGTATTGATGGTGTTAGAAGTGTTAAAAGAGCAGGGACTTCAGTTAGCACCATCCATCGTTCAGGCAGGACTAGCCCATGCCGCCGAAATTTCCGGTTTGAAAGGCAGGTTTCAGAAACTGGGCGATGCCCCCTTGGTCTACTGTGATACTGGTCATAATGAAGACGGTATGGGTCAGCTCATGGAGCAGCTCCAAGCCATGCCTTATGATGATTTCCATATCATTTTAGGAATGGTCAACGACAAAGACCTTGGCAAGGTACTGGACCTTTTACCGAAATCGGCAAAATATGTGTTTTGTCAGGCCAATATTCCAAGGGCACTTCCGGCGGATGAGCTGCAGCAAAAAGCCACTGATCATGGTTTGGCGGGCGTAGTTATCAGGGATGTGAATGAAGCGTTGTCACAAACCTTAAAAAAAGCATCAAAAAACGACCTAATTTTTATCGGAGGCAGTACCTTTGTGGTCGCTGAAATCGAAAACTTATAA
- a CDS encoding TonB-dependent receptor — translation MSLFLPLASVYAQDQKGNERGEVTDAEFIIRKDRVLSLPKRTRNFETVPALPQPERKSSFSYGARDFFFTLPPSQSEIKPYQKQFPTGTESLYHSLARIGYGNYQSPLAELYVNNLQSDYLNYGVMLRHQGFYEGPVDKKNSAEDHTNIRLNANYFTEFVEVFGEVGYDRDRYHFYGYTPGTEVMAEDIQQLFSTIYGKGGVRNIAKDDPFNYEAKIGLRLFNDDYNAREHQFSFEGLGYYNVNDDFRAGLDVSAYVTSPSDVGYNDINRNYAKLTPFVRYKTTMFEVNAGVNLVNENDVYDNKNGDFHVFPKVDATYYIHEAFAVYGQYIGDVKRNTYYGFAMENPYLGPSDRLLNTVQKFKAEGGIKGSVNDAFTYKLGVAYGDYDNMHFYANGSSDSTRFELLYNDGAVLNYTGSLGYSLSDRYHLTAEANYYHYTLDDVDASKPSAAASPWQRPEWEINVHNTFTPDEKWLIQAGLDMMGGIYAQNLESGVTDTLDPILDLNAKIDYKITDRLSVFAKGNNLLNQKNERYWNYQSRGIQGIGGVTFKF, via the coding sequence TTGTCGTTATTTTTACCATTGGCTTCCGTTTATGCCCAAGACCAAAAGGGAAATGAACGGGGTGAAGTAACAGACGCAGAGTTTATCATCCGTAAGGATCGGGTGTTGAGTTTGCCGAAACGGACGAGGAACTTCGAAACCGTGCCTGCCCTTCCGCAGCCGGAGCGTAAAAGCAGCTTTAGTTATGGGGCAAGAGACTTCTTTTTTACCCTTCCCCCAAGTCAATCTGAAATCAAACCGTACCAAAAGCAATTTCCAACTGGCACCGAATCCCTGTACCATAGTTTGGCCAGGATTGGGTACGGAAACTATCAGTCACCGCTGGCTGAACTCTATGTCAATAACCTGCAGAGTGATTACCTCAATTATGGTGTTATGTTACGGCATCAAGGGTTTTATGAAGGACCGGTAGACAAAAAGAATTCTGCTGAAGATCACACGAATATTCGGTTAAATGCCAATTATTTTACAGAATTTGTCGAAGTATTTGGAGAGGTAGGGTATGATCGGGATCGGTATCATTTTTACGGTTATACACCGGGCACTGAGGTTATGGCGGAGGATATCCAGCAGTTGTTTAGCACCATTTATGGAAAGGGTGGTGTTCGAAATATAGCAAAGGATGATCCATTTAATTATGAGGCAAAAATAGGGCTGAGGTTGTTCAATGATGATTATAATGCCCGGGAGCATCAGTTCAGTTTTGAAGGATTGGGCTATTATAATGTTAACGATGACTTTCGTGCCGGGCTTGATGTTTCAGCTTATGTGACTTCCCCTTCGGATGTGGGGTATAATGACATAAATAGAAATTATGCCAAGCTTACGCCTTTTGTACGGTATAAAACGACGATGTTTGAGGTGAACGCCGGAGTAAACCTGGTCAATGAAAATGATGTCTACGATAACAAAAATGGAGACTTTCATGTATTTCCCAAGGTAGATGCAACCTATTACATCCATGAAGCTTTTGCGGTGTATGGGCAGTATATCGGTGATGTAAAGCGAAATACTTACTATGGCTTTGCGATGGAAAACCCTTATTTGGGTCCGAGTGACCGCTTGTTGAACACTGTTCAGAAGTTTAAAGCAGAAGGAGGAATTAAAGGCAGTGTAAACGATGCCTTTACTTACAAATTGGGCGTAGCCTATGGTGATTATGACAATATGCATTTCTATGCCAATGGGAGCAGCGACAGCACACGGTTTGAATTGTTGTATAATGACGGCGCTGTATTGAATTATACAGGGTCATTGGGGTACAGCTTGAGCGATCGGTACCATCTTACAGCTGAGGCAAATTACTATCATTATACCTTGGATGATGTGGATGCCAGCAAGCCATCTGCAGCCGCCAGTCCTTGGCAGCGTCCAGAATGGGAGATCAATGTTCACAATACCTTTACTCCAGATGAAAAATGGCTCATTCAGGCTGGTTTGGACATGATGGGAGGGATCTATGCCCAAAACCTGGAGTCAGGTGTAACCGATACCTTAGATCCTATCCTGGATTTGAATGCTAAAATCGATTATAAGATCACTGACCGTTTGTCGGTGTTTGCAAAAGGCAATAATTTATTGAATCAAAAAAATGAACGCTATTGGAATTATCAATCCCGTGGAATTCAAGGGATTGGTGGGGTGACCTTTAAATTTTAG
- a CDS encoding SPOR domain-containing protein, with protein sequence MTDKDQGKKAKRKDEDKDFGLPEIEITPISSEEAKSESRPSVIPVPTGESADTKSEKEPEKDAPSEKQEAPVIPEPTPSSTFPDNEEKDEKSNKAGWIILLLLLLGLLGFGVYHFVIKGPEQPEVPEPVAVQPEVVEPEPEIPETPTTPPADETSQTPSLTEISEKGDAPHYFVTVGAFIDGDLAKDFSDRLNKQGYNTYIVLPGYGSSFYKLAIEDFDNVDDALAMIEREQENFEETLWVFKY encoded by the coding sequence ATGACAGACAAGGACCAGGGAAAAAAAGCGAAAAGAAAAGACGAGGATAAAGATTTTGGCTTGCCAGAAATCGAGATTACGCCCATTTCCAGTGAGGAAGCCAAATCTGAATCACGCCCTTCTGTGATTCCTGTGCCAACGGGTGAAAGTGCGGATACCAAGTCCGAAAAAGAACCTGAAAAGGATGCCCCTTCAGAAAAGCAGGAGGCGCCAGTAATTCCTGAACCCACCCCAAGTTCAACATTTCCTGATAATGAGGAAAAGGATGAAAAAAGTAATAAAGCTGGTTGGATAATTCTATTGTTACTGTTGCTAGGGCTACTTGGTTTCGGTGTCTACCATTTTGTGATAAAGGGCCCCGAGCAGCCTGAAGTACCTGAACCCGTAGCGGTACAGCCAGAAGTGGTCGAACCTGAGCCGGAAATCCCGGAAACACCGACTACTCCTCCAGCAGATGAGACTTCCCAAACTCCTTCCCTGACTGAAATCAGTGAGAAAGGGGATGCTCCACATTATTTTGTGACAGTAGGGGCTTTTATCGACGGGGACTTGGCAAAGGACTTTTCAGACCGATTAAACAAGCAAGGATATAACACCTACATTGTACTTCCAGGCTATGGTTCTTCGTTCTATAAACTGGCCATTGAAGATTTTGACAATGTCGATGATGCTTTGGCCATGATTGAGCGGGAGCAAGAAAATTTCGAAGAAACTTTATGGGTTTTTAAATACTAA
- a CDS encoding FecR family protein — MNDHQYIQYYTQLILKSLKEGLTIAEHEQLEEWLAQSEENRVYYEQLQQEEHLEAEMEFFSSIDSDRAFDRLKQQLHPSEEEDKVQRVWWKPYVAAAAILAILLLSWGMFGNLLSISENPVHKPLLSEDIAPGTDKAILVLPDGEQIVLDAAHEGTLKEDDGVTVAKKVNQVIFNVQKDFAATGGAKMNRVFVPKGGKYQVVLADGTKVWLNSASSLEFPSNFTGTSRRVSLKGEGYFEVAHNPDNPFIVQAEDTEVKVLGTHFNINTYDNEPVGKTTLLEGSVQVAYIGQQKIISPGEQLLSADGLPVKTIDTRQVVAWKEGLFMFKSTGLDDILRQLERWYAIKVAKDGEIPDKHFSGTISMDTHLSKVLGMLELSGAIEFEIKNGTVYVKNTTK; from the coding sequence ATGAACGATCATCAATACATACAATATTATACTCAGCTTATTCTCAAAAGCCTTAAGGAGGGCCTTACGATTGCGGAACATGAGCAATTGGAAGAGTGGTTGGCCCAAAGTGAAGAGAACAGGGTGTATTATGAGCAGCTCCAGCAGGAGGAACACCTGGAAGCAGAGATGGAGTTTTTTTCCTCTATAGATTCCGATCGAGCTTTTGATCGGCTAAAACAGCAGTTGCATCCATCTGAGGAAGAGGATAAAGTCCAAAGGGTTTGGTGGAAGCCTTATGTTGCGGCAGCGGCAATATTAGCCATTTTACTATTGAGTTGGGGGATGTTTGGGAACTTGCTGTCCATTTCAGAAAATCCTGTCCATAAGCCATTGCTGAGTGAAGATATTGCGCCGGGTACGGATAAAGCCATACTGGTTCTTCCCGACGGGGAGCAGATCGTTTTGGACGCAGCGCATGAGGGAACCTTGAAAGAAGACGATGGTGTCACCGTGGCCAAGAAAGTCAATCAAGTGATATTTAACGTGCAAAAGGATTTTGCAGCCACAGGAGGCGCTAAAATGAACAGGGTTTTTGTGCCCAAAGGAGGGAAGTATCAAGTGGTATTGGCAGATGGAACCAAGGTTTGGCTAAACAGTGCTTCATCTCTCGAATTCCCATCAAACTTTACAGGCACATCCAGAAGGGTCAGCCTTAAGGGCGAAGGGTACTTCGAAGTGGCGCATAATCCTGACAACCCTTTTATCGTACAGGCCGAAGACACGGAAGTAAAAGTGCTGGGGACCCATTTTAATATCAACACTTATGACAATGAGCCGGTAGGCAAAACCACCTTACTGGAAGGAAGTGTGCAGGTAGCATATATAGGACAACAAAAGATTATTTCGCCCGGAGAGCAATTGCTTTCAGCTGATGGATTGCCTGTCAAGACAATAGATACGCGTCAGGTGGTGGCTTGGAAGGAGGGGCTTTTTATGTTTAAGAGTACTGGGCTTGATGATATTTTAAGACAACTGGAACGCTGGTACGCCATCAAGGTCGCTAAGGATGGTGAAATACCGGACAAGCATTTTAGCGGCACCATATCCATGGATACCCATTTATCCAAAGTCTTGGGTATGTTGGAATTGTCAGGAGCAATCGAATTTGAAATAAAAAACGGAACTGTCTATGTAAAAAACACCACCAAATGA
- the trmB gene encoding tRNA (guanosine(46)-N7)-methyltransferase TrmB, which yields MGRNKLARFKANEENRNVVQEGKEIFERIKGNWRKEQFKNERSIVVELACGRGEFTVGLAREYPDQNFIGVDIKGSRIWKGSTIAIEEGLENVAFLRTQIEQLERFFEEKEISELWITFPDPRPRDGDEKKRLTSPRFLEMYKPLIQEDGWIHFKTDNTGLFAYTLALLQEREDIKDLAFTHDFYASTFRDDHHGIKTRYEAMFSAKGEKIKYLKFRFR from the coding sequence ATGGGCAGAAATAAGCTGGCGAGATTTAAAGCCAACGAGGAGAATCGAAATGTGGTTCAGGAAGGAAAGGAAATCTTCGAACGCATCAAAGGGAATTGGAGGAAAGAACAGTTTAAGAATGAGCGCTCCATCGTAGTGGAGTTGGCGTGTGGTAGGGGCGAATTTACTGTGGGGCTGGCGAGAGAGTATCCTGATCAAAACTTTATCGGGGTGGACATCAAGGGTTCCCGGATCTGGAAGGGCAGCACCATAGCCATTGAAGAGGGCTTGGAGAATGTGGCGTTTTTGCGCACTCAGATCGAACAGCTGGAACGTTTTTTTGAAGAAAAAGAGATCAGCGAACTTTGGATTACTTTTCCAGATCCTCGTCCCAGGGATGGGGATGAGAAAAAGCGGTTGACTTCTCCTAGGTTTCTGGAAATGTACAAGCCGTTGATTCAGGAAGATGGCTGGATTCATTTTAAGACGGATAACACCGGACTGTTTGCGTATACGTTAGCATTGCTTCAGGAGAGGGAGGATATCAAGGACTTGGCTTTCACTCACGATTTTTATGCATCTACATTCAGAGACGACCACCACGGCATCAAGACCCGTTATGAGGCGATGTTCAGTGCCAAGGGAGAAAAAATCAAATATTTGAAGTTTCGGTTTAGGTAG
- a CDS encoding MotA/TolQ/ExbB proton channel family protein — protein MILLQTLSTDSQAVADSLSTMENTAESIGLLDLLIKGGYMMIPLYALFILAIYIFVERIITLKKAAQTPKGMMDQVKMMVQTGDIGGAKMICQEEDTPVANMISKGLERIGSPLKNIEVAIENVGKIEIYKLEKNLSLLATVSGAAPMIGFLGTVAGMIRAFIGVAQEEGMVSPKLLSTGIYEAMITTASGLVVGIIAYLGYNYLVARVSKLIHNMEYTTVEFMDLLQDKK, from the coding sequence ATGATCTTACTACAGACTTTATCAACCGACAGTCAGGCGGTTGCCGATTCACTATCTACCATGGAAAATACCGCCGAGAGCATCGGGCTTTTGGATCTATTGATCAAAGGCGGATACATGATGATCCCGCTTTATGCGCTGTTTATTTTGGCCATTTATATTTTCGTGGAGCGGATAATCACCTTAAAGAAAGCCGCCCAAACGCCAAAAGGCATGATGGACCAAGTAAAAATGATGGTTCAGACGGGGGATATAGGCGGTGCCAAAATGATTTGCCAAGAAGAAGATACCCCCGTGGCCAATATGATTTCAAAAGGGCTGGAGCGAATCGGTAGTCCCTTGAAGAACATAGAGGTGGCCATTGAAAATGTGGGCAAAATAGAAATTTATAAGTTGGAGAAGAACCTGAGCTTACTGGCTACCGTTTCCGGTGCAGCCCCCATGATCGGCTTTTTAGGAACTGTCGCGGGGATGATTCGCGCTTTTATCGGGGTGGCCCAGGAAGAAGGAATGGTTTCTCCCAAATTGCTTTCCACCGGTATTTATGAGGCGATGATTACGACCGCTTCGGGACTTGTGGTAGGGATCATTGCTTACCTTGGGTATAATTATTTGGTCGCGCGGGTTTCTAAGCTCATCCATAACATGGAGTATACCACGGTGGAGTTCATGGACCTGTTACAGGATAAAAAATAA
- a CDS encoding RNA polymerase sigma factor, with amino-acid sequence MKNKKDQSNMSSSSNQFTLEQVFYRFHKKLVYFSFQFVKDKSQAEDLVQEVFIQFAQKEEALQQGEAYIQNYLYKAVKNKSLNSLRDQKQKLGIADEVLSISNEDQTIIQRMIQAEVMDELYAAMEALPEGCRKVSALGFLEGKSNQEIADQLGVSINTVKTQKQRGLKLLRSRLNPEVIYTLVLLMNC; translated from the coding sequence ATGAAAAACAAGAAAGACCAAAGCAACATGTCGTCATCAAGCAACCAGTTTACACTGGAGCAGGTCTTTTATCGTTTTCATAAAAAGCTAGTCTATTTTTCGTTTCAATTTGTCAAAGACAAGAGTCAGGCAGAAGACCTTGTTCAGGAGGTGTTCATACAGTTTGCACAAAAGGAGGAGGCACTTCAGCAGGGGGAAGCTTATATCCAAAATTATCTTTACAAAGCGGTCAAAAACAAAAGCCTCAATTCTCTGCGTGATCAAAAGCAAAAGTTAGGAATTGCTGATGAGGTGTTGTCGATTTCAAATGAGGATCAGACGATAATCCAGCGGATGATTCAGGCAGAAGTGATGGATGAGCTGTATGCGGCCATGGAGGCGCTGCCCGAAGGCTGTAGGAAAGTGTCAGCACTTGGTTTTTTAGAGGGAAAATCCAATCAGGAAATTGCTGATCAACTTGGCGTGTCCATCAATACCGTCAAAACCCAAAAACAGCGAGGTCTAAAGCTTCTTCGGTCAAGGCTTAACCCTGAGGTAATTTATACCCTGGTTTTATTAATGAATTGTTAA
- a CDS encoding TonB-dependent receptor encodes MKWTLILCLSLVFQVTAKVHSQELTLKAKGLPLKEVMEMIESQSKYRFVFNDETVSQSKPVFVDVESGSLKSTLSEVFSNQPFTYELVDTYIVIKPKAGIPAAIIEITGTVLGEDGEPLPGATVRVKGSSRGTVTDLDGTFAFSGLEEDAVLVVSFIGYDPQEIPVNSRSKIEVILKPSQNDLSEIVVIGYGQQDRKEVTSAISNFRPDEKNFRQVLGPDQLMQGRMPGVHVGAGAGTPGSNVRVSIRGIGSLSGQNEPLYVVDGIPLVNHNAALFNLGEGMNPLSELNPNDIESIEVLKDAASAAIYGSRATNGVVIITTKSGKAGQSSLNIETNFGIQYLPNLDKLKMADSDLYLEVLNEARYNYNQQNGYSPGDGNFVDYMEDPYPGLPDTNWLDLVLRDALVSNVNVSFSTGTDKTKLYISGGYLNQEGVIKTNDYKKYNAKINVTHQAVNWLEIGTNTNLSFSRNHRIPNGTYGSSIFLRSMGQRPFDRPYKPNGDYYVGGTEELVYHNNLQILNEQNTKLDNYRMLGNVYADIKFSPSFHLKNSFGMDAIYTEDYLYYTDEHPYGAGQGRLLDERRMMTNGLIENTLYFDHTFGKLSVNALVGHSYQKVTTSTNYIDGRGFPSPSFDVLSVASEIANASSGFGENALESYYSRANLSWEDKYLLSLSIRADGSSKFSPEKRYGSFPSISAGWNLSDENFWKFSQTDLKLRASYGATGNQDGIGSYAYQALMSGGANYAGNSGLSISTFGNPNLTWETANQFDVGIDLGLWSGKANFSADYFIKNTENLLYNMPIHATSGFSSVTSNIGSMRNTGLEFLLDYNHRFGELQWQSSFNISFIQNELTSLLGDDPLLIGANRTLQVGEEVGSFYMYKMLGIFQTDEEVPEPLYEQGVRAGDVHYEDVNGDGIINVDDRQIIGTSNPDFYGGWSNTFQYKNFDLSAFLTFSQGSEIYANWRITTERLGSGRQGFREEPALERWTGPGTSNEVPRAIHGTGYNTYNSSRFLEDASFLRLRTLSLGYSLPQSLLEKLQMSKLRIFVQGENLYLFSNYTGLDPEVSKNYDARYMSDDNMNLPQPRTIRLGLNASF; translated from the coding sequence ATGAAATGGACCTTAATTTTATGTTTGTCACTCGTATTTCAGGTAACGGCCAAAGTCCACTCGCAGGAGTTGACCTTGAAGGCCAAGGGACTTCCCTTGAAAGAGGTGATGGAAATGATAGAGTCGCAATCCAAGTATCGGTTTGTGTTTAACGACGAAACGGTAAGCCAATCGAAGCCGGTTTTTGTAGATGTAGAGAGCGGATCATTGAAATCGACCCTTTCTGAAGTGTTTTCCAATCAACCGTTCACCTATGAATTGGTAGACACATACATTGTAATCAAACCAAAAGCAGGGATACCGGCAGCTATTATTGAAATCACCGGTACCGTGCTGGGTGAAGACGGAGAACCGCTCCCCGGGGCTACGGTACGTGTGAAAGGCAGTTCGAGAGGGACCGTCACCGACCTGGATGGAACATTTGCCTTCAGTGGTTTGGAAGAGGATGCTGTGCTGGTCGTTTCTTTTATCGGGTATGATCCCCAAGAAATTCCCGTAAACAGCCGCAGCAAAATTGAAGTGATTCTTAAGCCATCCCAAAACGACTTATCAGAGATTGTGGTGATTGGATATGGGCAGCAGGACAGAAAGGAAGTTACCAGTGCCATTTCCAACTTTCGCCCAGATGAGAAAAATTTTCGGCAGGTATTGGGACCTGACCAGCTGATGCAGGGCAGAATGCCCGGGGTACACGTCGGTGCAGGAGCAGGGACTCCCGGAAGTAATGTCCGCGTAAGTATTAGGGGAATAGGCTCACTTAGTGGCCAAAACGAACCCCTTTATGTCGTAGATGGTATTCCATTGGTCAACCACAATGCAGCATTATTTAACTTGGGAGAGGGCATGAATCCACTTTCAGAACTGAATCCCAATGACATCGAATCCATAGAGGTGCTGAAAGACGCAGCGTCTGCCGCCATTTATGGCTCTAGGGCCACCAATGGGGTGGTGATCATCACGACCAAATCCGGTAAGGCAGGACAATCCAGCTTAAATATTGAAACCAACTTCGGAATCCAGTACCTGCCAAATCTGGACAAGCTTAAAATGGCCGATTCTGATCTATATTTGGAAGTGCTTAACGAAGCCCGTTACAACTACAACCAGCAAAACGGTTATTCTCCCGGAGACGGCAATTTTGTGGATTATATGGAAGATCCTTATCCCGGTTTGCCAGATACCAATTGGCTGGACCTCGTGCTAAGGGATGCGCTGGTTTCTAACGTCAATGTTTCATTTTCTACAGGAACCGACAAAACCAAACTTTACATATCAGGTGGTTATCTGAACCAAGAAGGTGTCATCAAGACCAATGATTACAAGAAATACAATGCGAAGATCAATGTTACCCACCAAGCGGTAAATTGGTTGGAAATCGGTACGAATACCAACTTGAGTTTTTCCCGAAACCATCGGATTCCAAACGGCACGTATGGTTCGTCCATATTTTTGAGAAGTATGGGCCAACGTCCCTTTGATCGACCTTATAAGCCCAATGGTGATTATTATGTCGGTGGCACAGAGGAGTTGGTTTACCACAACAACCTTCAAATCCTCAATGAGCAGAATACGAAACTGGATAATTACCGGATGCTGGGAAACGTTTATGCAGACATCAAGTTTAGCCCCTCTTTTCACTTGAAGAACAGCTTTGGCATGGACGCCATTTATACAGAAGATTACCTGTATTATACAGATGAGCATCCTTATGGTGCTGGCCAGGGGCGTTTGCTTGATGAGCGAAGGATGATGACCAATGGACTGATCGAGAACACTTTATATTTTGACCACACTTTTGGGAAGCTTAGCGTGAATGCTTTGGTGGGGCACTCATACCAAAAAGTGACGACCAGCACCAATTACATCGATGGAAGAGGATTCCCATCTCCTTCATTTGACGTGCTTTCCGTGGCCAGTGAGATCGCCAATGCTTCTTCTGGTTTTGGAGAAAATGCACTGGAATCTTACTATAGCCGGGCCAATTTGAGCTGGGAAGACAAATATTTGCTATCCCTATCCATTCGTGCGGATGGTTCATCCAAGTTTTCTCCTGAGAAACGATATGGATCTTTTCCATCCATTTCTGCAGGATGGAACTTGTCTGACGAGAATTTCTGGAAGTTTTCCCAGACGGACCTTAAACTCCGTGCCAGTTATGGCGCCACGGGTAACCAAGACGGTATCGGCAGTTATGCATATCAGGCCTTGATGAGCGGTGGAGCAAATTATGCCGGCAACAGTGGGTTGTCTATCTCTACTTTTGGTAATCCCAACCTGACCTGGGAGACGGCCAACCAGTTTGACGTAGGCATTGACTTGGGCTTATGGAGCGGTAAAGCAAACTTTTCAGCGGATTACTTTATCAAAAACACTGAAAATCTGCTTTATAACATGCCCATTCATGCGACCAGCGGATTTAGCAGTGTGACCAGTAATATCGGTTCGATGAGAAATACTGGATTGGAGTTTTTGTTGGACTACAACCACCGCTTTGGTGAGCTACAGTGGCAGTCCAGCTTCAATATTTCCTTTATCCAAAATGAACTTACTTCCTTGTTGGGAGATGATCCCTTGCTGATCGGAGCCAATAGAACCCTGCAAGTGGGCGAAGAAGTGGGAAGTTTCTACATGTACAAAATGTTGGGAATCTTCCAGACCGATGAGGAAGTTCCAGAACCGCTATACGAACAAGGTGTTCGTGCAGGGGATGTCCATTATGAGGATGTGAACGGTGACGGCATCATCAATGTGGACGACCGTCAGATCATCGGTACTTCCAATCCTGATTTTTACGGTGGCTGGTCCAATACCTTTCAATACAAGAATTTTGACCTAAGTGCTTTCTTGACCTTTTCGCAGGGCTCAGAAATCTATGCAAACTGGAGGATCACCACCGAAAGGCTGGGCAGTGGAAGACAAGGATTCAGAGAGGAGCCCGCCCTAGAGCGATGGACAGGGCCCGGTACCAGCAATGAGGTGCCCAGAGCGATCCACGGCACGGGGTACAATACTTATAATTCTTCCCGTTTTCTGGAGGATGCCTCCTTCTTACGCTTGAGGACCTTGAGCTTGGGCTATTCCTTGCCGCAATCCCTATTGGAAAAATTGCAAATGAGCAAGCTTAGGATTTTTGTACAAGGGGAGAACCTTTACCTGTTCAGCAATTATACAGGGCTGGATCCGGAGGTTTCCAAGAACTATGATGCGCGGTATATGTCAGATGACAACATGAACCTGCCACAGCCAAGAACAATCAGACTGGGCTTGAATGCTTCATTTTAA
- a CDS encoding ExbD/TolR family protein, whose protein sequence is MALQSKHKVEAAFSMSSMTDIIFLLLIFFMLTSSFITPSGLPVNLPSSETSDIVMQEVTVTVTKDLKYSVNDKIVEREGIKEELTALLKGKDGQVVLHIDKEVPVEYLVEIGGIAAKLEANVSIATKPYK, encoded by the coding sequence ATGGCGCTTCAATCAAAACATAAAGTAGAAGCAGCGTTTAGCATGTCATCGATGACAGATATTATTTTCTTGTTGTTGATCTTTTTCATGCTGACTTCTTCCTTCATTACTCCATCCGGATTACCCGTCAATCTTCCCAGTAGTGAGACGTCCGATATTGTAATGCAAGAGGTAACGGTAACGGTGACCAAAGACCTGAAATACTCCGTAAACGATAAGATCGTGGAGCGGGAAGGAATCAAAGAGGAGCTGACTGCGTTACTAAAAGGTAAGGATGGTCAAGTGGTGCTTCATATCGATAAGGAAGTGCCCGTGGAATATTTGGTTGAAATTGGTGGCATAGCAGCGAAACTGGAAGCCAATGTTTCCATCGCGACCAAACCATATAAGTAG